In Paracoccus liaowanqingii, one DNA window encodes the following:
- a CDS encoding DUF2254 domain-containing protein, translated as MTRTTLSFPGGDAVRAVWDSVRTSLWFLPSLMGGVAPILVIAAIAADTSLGQGGGDSFPRLVYVSQPDEARDFLATILTSMITMASLVFSITMVVLTLAASQFGPRLIRSFMGRLQTQFVLGAFVLTIIYCLLLLASLASQDEAASSAYLSVTIATVLTVISVALLVLYIHVLANSIISESLIEAVGQELDQGIAQLPPLGQADDPEAALPEDFADRAAFHGTKRSGYVQAIDFERLTDLAKSHDVIVGLHLRAGNFAVQDGRCFGIYPEDRATEDLARRIAGTIRLGVHRTPAQDLEFSIRHLVEIAVRALSPGINDPYTAVAVIHRLSASWSQLLGKAVPPGVFRDEDGQPRVICPRPTYALLLNASFSQIRQNSTGVPLVIIQLLKSMHAISFCVRTSEQRTALREQVDAVLEDARRTIPNSEDLKDIEQHGRTARDALGECAPGERV; from the coding sequence ATGACTCGCACGACCCTGTCTTTCCCAGGTGGAGACGCCGTCCGCGCGGTCTGGGACTCTGTCCGCACCAGCCTGTGGTTCCTGCCCTCGCTGATGGGAGGGGTGGCGCCGATCCTGGTGATCGCGGCGATCGCGGCGGATACCTCGCTTGGTCAGGGCGGGGGCGACAGCTTTCCCCGCCTGGTCTATGTCAGCCAGCCGGACGAGGCGCGCGACTTCCTCGCCACGATCCTCACCTCGATGATCACCATGGCCAGCCTAGTCTTCTCGATCACGATGGTGGTGCTGACGCTGGCGGCCAGCCAGTTCGGACCGCGGCTGATCCGCAGCTTCATGGGGCGCCTTCAGACGCAGTTCGTCTTGGGTGCCTTCGTGCTGACGATCATCTACTGCCTGCTGCTGCTGGCGTCCCTTGCGTCGCAGGACGAGGCCGCGTCATCCGCCTATCTGTCGGTGACGATCGCAACGGTGCTGACCGTCATCAGCGTCGCGCTGCTGGTGCTGTATATCCACGTGCTGGCGAACTCGATCATCTCGGAAAGCCTCATCGAGGCCGTGGGCCAGGAACTGGACCAGGGGATCGCGCAGCTGCCGCCGCTCGGCCAGGCGGACGATCCCGAAGCGGCGCTGCCCGAGGATTTCGCGGATCGCGCGGCCTTCCACGGCACCAAAAGGTCCGGATACGTGCAGGCCATCGATTTCGAGCGCCTGACCGATCTGGCCAAGTCGCATGACGTGATCGTGGGACTGCATCTGCGCGCGGGCAATTTCGCGGTCCAGGACGGACGCTGCTTCGGGATCTATCCCGAAGACAGGGCCACCGAGGATCTGGCGCGCCGGATTGCCGGCACGATCAGGCTGGGCGTGCATCGGACACCCGCGCAGGACCTGGAGTTCTCGATCCGCCATCTGGTGGAGATCGCGGTCCGGGCCCTCTCTCCGGGGATCAACGATCCCTATACGGCCGTTGCGGTCATTCACCGCCTGTCCGCATCATGGTCGCAGCTGCTGGGAAAGGCCGTGCCGCCCGGGGTCTTTCGGGACGAGGACGGCCAGCCGCGCGTCATCTGCCCGCGCCCGACCTATGCCCTGCTGCTGAACGCCTCCTTCAGCCAGATCCGCCAGAACAGCACGGGCGTGCCGTTGGTCATCATCCAGCTGCTGAAGTCGATGCACGCGATCTCGTTCTGCGTCCGCACATCCGAGCAGCGCACCGCCCTGCGCGAGCAGGTGGACGCCGTCTTGGAAGACGCGCGGCGCACGATCCCGAACTCGGAGGATCTTAAGGATATCGAACAGCATGGCCGGACGGCACGGGACGCCTTGGGGGAGTGCGCTCCCGGGGAGCGGGTGTGA
- a CDS encoding SDR family NAD(P)-dependent oxidoreductase, which translates to MSGLPQSLIAVVTGASSGLGRALSQSLTEKGLHVIGIARNIGRLEETARNCRAGFFTAIAADVSCDQEMVRVASDIENNMGPVSILVNNAAICLQQDFLNSTSDEINDHIRINCCGPIIASKVFIPGMLQRRRGRIINVGSFAGEGPAVGKLGYSVSKAGFRSFSMALATELECHLPSIVVTEWIPGIMATQIGDDRGLSPSLVASWGAELALDFRPELHGLIFLQDRELQNNPSLRRRIADKVLFRSRRGPYVLSPTLANSECKNTGPKKKLLFLSARS; encoded by the coding sequence ATGTCCGGTTTGCCGCAATCTTTGATAGCAGTTGTTACAGGCGCCAGTTCAGGATTGGGACGTGCACTTTCACAATCGCTCACGGAAAAAGGCCTCCATGTCATAGGAATAGCGCGAAATATCGGTCGACTTGAGGAGACGGCACGTAATTGCCGCGCCGGATTTTTTACAGCAATAGCTGCAGATGTATCGTGTGACCAGGAAATGGTAAGAGTTGCTTCTGACATAGAAAATAATATGGGTCCTGTTTCGATCTTGGTCAATAATGCCGCCATTTGCTTGCAGCAAGATTTTCTGAATTCTACTTCCGACGAAATTAATGACCACATCCGCATAAATTGCTGCGGCCCAATCATTGCATCCAAGGTTTTCATACCAGGAATGCTACAGCGCAGGCGGGGCCGCATCATCAATGTCGGAAGTTTTGCGGGTGAGGGCCCCGCCGTAGGAAAGCTGGGCTACTCCGTTTCGAAAGCTGGCTTCAGATCGTTCTCCATGGCGCTTGCAACTGAACTTGAGTGCCACTTGCCATCAATCGTGGTAACCGAATGGATTCCCGGCATCATGGCCACGCAAATCGGCGACGACCGAGGTCTGTCTCCTTCTTTGGTAGCGTCCTGGGGGGCTGAGCTGGCGCTAGATTTCAGGCCGGAGCTTCATGGATTGATATTCCTGCAGGACCGGGAATTGCAAAATAACCCCTCGCTCCGTCGCCGCATTGCTGACAAAGTTCTTTTCCGCAGCCGGCGCGGCCCGTATGTCCTATCTCCCACGCTCGCCAATAGTGAGTGCAAAAATACAGGCCCGAAAAAAAAGCTTTTATTTTTATCGGCTAGAAGCTAA
- a CDS encoding response regulator gives MKNIEDYISMPPLNILVVEDDYLQADHLAHEIRTSGNHVVGPFFNTNEALYYLDTVQAAILDVRVQADTSFVIADKLSCKSIPFVFLTGYGKKHIPERFDRKLIYLKPSKIAPILCDLQYQYFRPEISPETSIEEILKELVMAARAMMPDQASADRLVDAALNRAITKAEEDIFTGDVREHLNSILKEERLHRAYLYLH, from the coding sequence ATGAAAAACATAGAGGACTATATTTCGATGCCCCCTCTCAACATCCTTGTTGTTGAGGACGATTATCTTCAAGCGGATCACTTAGCCCATGAAATCAGGACAAGTGGCAATCATGTCGTAGGACCATTTTTTAATACCAACGAAGCACTTTACTACCTTGATACCGTCCAAGCGGCAATTCTTGACGTAAGAGTGCAAGCCGACACGTCATTTGTTATTGCAGACAAACTGTCTTGCAAGTCAATCCCTTTTGTATTTCTGACAGGGTACGGCAAAAAGCATATCCCTGAGCGCTTCGATCGCAAACTCATCTACCTGAAGCCAAGCAAAATCGCCCCCATCCTATGCGACTTGCAGTATCAATATTTCAGACCAGAAATATCGCCGGAGACAAGTATTGAGGAAATTTTAAAAGAACTTGTTATGGCCGCACGTGCGATGATGCCAGATCAGGCCTCTGCCGATCGGCTTGTCGATGCAGCGTTGAATCGGGCAATAACTAAGGCGGAGGAAGACATATTCACGGGAGACGTTAGAGAACATCTTAATAGTATCTTGAAAGAAGAACGTCTGCATCGCGCGTATCTATACTTACATTGA
- a CDS encoding DUF3618 domain-containing protein — MTHDADNPDHIEREIEKDREALRRTLDDLQSELSLDGLSRRLTGSVRRNGAEWAESAGAAARANPVALGLTGIGLVWMIFGRGHDPVHGFGTSSDDRPVRHDRPATPVPAPAPTPAPTPARAPRPMAQPPGWASDRGQATDRTTGRTSGIFSGLTTGSSKEHGMTDRAKDKARHLRDRLSEGTEGLGDEARQRIETARRKALDASDAAHRQMAQANRKVARSYDSEPLLFGALALIGGAALGAMLPGTRREDELMGDYRDQLFDEAEAVYQEEKSRVGNAVSAGLDEAKSAASNVVAAAKDELTDDKADKPTSGTAPSGTSAATGSTGASGTTGTPTATGTPKV, encoded by the coding sequence ATGACGCATGACGCCGACAATCCCGACCATATCGAACGCGAGATCGAGAAGGACCGCGAGGCCCTGCGCCGCACCCTCGACGACCTGCAGAGCGAGCTGTCGCTGGACGGCCTGTCGCGCCGCCTGACCGGCTCGGTCCGCAGGAACGGCGCGGAATGGGCCGAATCGGCCGGCGCCGCGGCCCGCGCCAATCCCGTAGCCCTGGGCCTGACCGGCATCGGGCTGGTCTGGATGATCTTCGGGCGCGGCCATGACCCGGTCCACGGCTTCGGCACGTCCTCGGACGACCGGCCCGTGCGCCACGACCGCCCTGCGACCCCGGTTCCCGCGCCGGCCCCCACACCGGCACCGACCCCCGCCCGCGCGCCCCGGCCGATGGCGCAGCCCCCGGGTTGGGCCTCGGACCGGGGGCAGGCGACGGACCGGACGACGGGCCGCACCTCGGGCATTTTTTCCGGCCTGACCACCGGATCCAGCAAGGAGCATGGCATGACAGACAGGGCAAAAGACAAGGCGCGCCACCTGCGCGACCGCCTGAGCGAAGGCACCGAGGGCCTGGGCGACGAGGCCCGCCAGCGGATCGAGACCGCGCGCCGCAAGGCGCTGGACGCCAGCGACGCCGCCCACCGCCAGATGGCGCAGGCCAACCGCAAGGTCGCGCGCAGCTATGACAGCGAGCCTCTACTGTTCGGTGCGCTGGCCCTGATCGGCGGCGCGGCCCTGGGCGCCATGCTGCCCGGCACCCGGCGCGAGGACGAGTTGATGGGCGATTATCGCGACCAGCTCTTCGACGAGGCCGAGGCCGTCTATCAGGAAGAGAAGAGCCGCGTCGGCAATGCCGTCTCGGCCGGTCTGGATGAGGCGAAATCTGCCGCCTCCAACGTGGTCGCCGCCGCCAAGGACGAGCTGACCGATGACAAGGCAGACAAGCCGACCTCCGGTACGGCACCCTCGGGAACCTCCGCCGCGACCGGGTCGACCGGCGCCTCGGGCACGACGGGAACGCCGACCGCGACCGGCACACCGAAGGTCTGA
- a CDS encoding TIGR03885 family FMN-dependent LLM class oxidoreductase, producing MAYLGFHASHEQIDPRSLLDAVQLAETAGFAAAMCSDHFSPWSVRQGQSGFAWAWLGAALQSTSLPFGVVNAPGQRYHPAIVAQAAATLCQMYPDRFWMALGSGEAANEHITGDEWPEKSVRNARLKECVDIMRALFVGETVTHHGLVHVDRAKLWTRPQSSPRLVGPAISETTARWVGGWADGLITVNQPRDRLRRMVDAFRDGGGASKPVYLQVHLSYAGDDDTALRIAYDQWRSNVFDPPLCWDLELPEHFDEAARDVCPQDMHDTVLISSEPSRFIDWLSDFAELGFDGIYLHHVGTEQREFIETFGEHVLPAFNKFQSTEQVP from the coding sequence ATGGCCTATTTGGGTTTTCACGCATCGCATGAGCAGATCGATCCCAGATCTTTACTGGATGCTGTGCAACTGGCAGAGACGGCAGGCTTTGCCGCTGCCATGTGCTCGGATCATTTCTCGCCTTGGAGTGTTCGGCAGGGGCAATCGGGCTTTGCCTGGGCTTGGCTGGGTGCGGCTCTCCAATCGACGTCCTTGCCGTTCGGCGTCGTGAACGCACCCGGACAACGCTATCATCCTGCCATTGTCGCTCAAGCCGCTGCAACCTTGTGCCAGATGTATCCTGACCGGTTCTGGATGGCGCTCGGCAGCGGCGAAGCCGCAAACGAGCATATCACAGGCGATGAATGGCCTGAAAAGTCTGTTCGCAACGCTCGCTTGAAGGAATGCGTCGATATCATGCGGGCGCTTTTTGTGGGGGAAACTGTCACCCACCATGGCTTGGTACATGTCGATCGCGCCAAGCTGTGGACACGCCCACAGTCTTCCCCTCGCTTGGTAGGCCCGGCCATCAGTGAAACGACAGCGAGGTGGGTCGGCGGTTGGGCCGACGGGCTGATCACGGTCAATCAACCCCGAGACCGACTGCGCCGAATGGTAGATGCATTTCGTGATGGAGGGGGCGCCAGCAAGCCTGTCTATCTGCAGGTTCACCTGTCTTACGCGGGTGACGACGACACGGCCTTGCGGATTGCCTATGATCAATGGCGCTCGAACGTATTCGACCCGCCACTTTGCTGGGATCTGGAATTACCGGAGCATTTCGACGAAGCGGCGCGTGACGTCTGCCCGCAGGATATGCATGATACGGTCCTCATCTCGTCCGAGCCGTCACGGTTCATCGACTGGCTGTCTGATTTTGCGGAGCTGGGTTTTGACGGGATCTACCTTCACCACGTCGGAACGGAGCAGCGCGAGTTTATAGAAACCTTCGGAGAGCATGTATTGCCGGCCTTCAACAAGTTCCAATCAACAGAGCAGGTCCCCTAA
- a CDS encoding NAD(P)/FAD-dependent oxidoreductase, with the protein MDTSDIKDCVIIGGGPAGLTAALYLARFLRSVTVFDGQDGRARMIPRTHNLTPFPDGIPGQELLDRMQSHARRYGAVIQTGTVEAAERQGNAFQVRTDQQAVLAHNVIFATGVFNHRPPLSARDHALGLARGLLRYCPVCDAYEIRDKRIAVLGSGTHGLKEASFLRHYSPSVTLVSPDGAPSTARNGILVLQAALTGIALSETEILMTLQDGETRPFDTMYVALGTTPRTDPAGRLGVELDDDGHIAIDAKQKTNLDGVYAIGDVTNGIDQIAVAMGQGAVAATAIHNDLSASRS; encoded by the coding sequence TTGGACACATCGGACATCAAGGATTGCGTCATCATCGGCGGCGGCCCCGCGGGCCTGACCGCCGCGCTGTATCTGGCGCGGTTCCTGCGCAGCGTGACCGTCTTTGACGGACAGGACGGACGGGCGCGCATGATCCCCCGGACGCATAACCTGACCCCGTTCCCGGACGGCATCCCGGGGCAGGAGCTGCTGGACCGGATGCAATCCCATGCCCGGCGCTATGGCGCGGTGATCCAGACCGGAACGGTCGAGGCGGCAGAGCGACAGGGCAATGCATTCCAAGTCAGGACCGACCAGCAGGCCGTGCTGGCGCACAACGTGATCTTCGCCACAGGGGTCTTCAATCACCGGCCGCCCTTGTCCGCCAGGGATCACGCTCTGGGGCTGGCCCGGGGCTTGCTGCGCTATTGCCCGGTCTGCGATGCCTATGAAATCCGCGACAAGCGCATCGCGGTTCTGGGCAGCGGCACGCATGGCCTGAAGGAGGCAAGCTTTCTGCGCCATTACTCTCCCTCGGTCACTCTGGTCTCGCCCGACGGCGCCCCCAGCACCGCGCGGAACGGCATCCTCGTGCTCCAGGCCGCGCTGACGGGCATCGCCCTGTCCGAGACGGAGATCCTGATGACCCTGCAGGACGGGGAAACCCGGCCTTTCGACACGATGTATGTCGCCCTGGGCACGACCCCGCGCACCGATCCGGCGGGTCGTCTTGGCGTCGAGCTGGATGACGACGGTCATATCGCCATCGATGCCAAGCAGAAGACCAACCTGGACGGTGTCTACGCGATCGGCGACGTCACGAACGGGATCGACCAGATCGCCGTCGCGATGGGACAGGGCGCCGTGGCCGCGACCGCGATCCACAACGACCTGTCCGCATCCAGATCCTGA
- a CDS encoding alpha/beta fold hydrolase: MAAIAGVLTVSALVNHCLARRAEAQNPPTGRFLDVDGVRLHYVEVGDGPTLVLLHGNGSMIADFVSSGLVGLAARTHRVIVFDRPGYGHSTRPRGRVWSADAQADLVSAALGQIGVTGAVVLGHSWGASVAIALALRHPSIVRGLVLASGYYYPTPRLDMLLMAGPAVPVLGDILRHAVAPLTSRLAWPLLMRKIFGPAPVPAKFGGFPMEMAVRPSQLQASAAESALLIPMAAAAAARYPTLTMPVVIVAGSEDRLIDPDAQSGRLHDAIPDSSYHPVPGSGHMVHQTNAPAVMRAITEAFARAEA; the protein is encoded by the coding sequence GTGGCTGCGATCGCCGGCGTCCTGACCGTGTCTGCCCTGGTCAATCATTGCCTGGCCCGACGGGCAGAGGCGCAGAACCCACCGACCGGGCGCTTTCTGGACGTGGACGGTGTGCGTCTGCACTATGTCGAGGTCGGCGACGGTCCAACCCTTGTGCTGCTGCATGGCAACGGCAGCATGATCGCGGACTTCGTCTCCAGCGGGCTTGTGGGTCTGGCGGCCCGGACGCACCGCGTCATCGTCTTCGACCGCCCCGGCTATGGGCACAGCACCCGGCCGCGGGGGCGGGTCTGGAGCGCGGATGCACAGGCGGATCTTGTCAGCGCGGCTCTGGGACAGATCGGGGTCACCGGGGCCGTCGTGCTGGGCCATTCCTGGGGGGCGTCCGTGGCGATCGCGCTGGCGCTGAGGCATCCCAGCATCGTGCGCGGCCTCGTGCTGGCATCGGGCTATTACTACCCGACGCCGCGGCTGGACATGCTGCTGATGGCGGGTCCGGCCGTGCCCGTCCTGGGCGACATCCTGCGCCATGCCGTGGCCCCGCTGACCAGCCGACTGGCCTGGCCCCTTCTGATGCGCAAGATCTTCGGCCCGGCGCCAGTGCCCGCGAAGTTCGGCGGCTTTCCCATGGAGATGGCCGTGCGTCCGTCGCAGCTGCAGGCATCGGCGGCAGAATCCGCCCTGCTGATCCCCATGGCCGCCGCCGCGGCGGCCCGCTATCCAACCCTGACCATGCCGGTCGTCATCGTCGCGGGGTCCGAGGATCGCCTGATCGATCCGGACGCGCAGTCCGGGCGGCTGCACGATGCCATTCCCGACAGCAGCTATCACCCGGTCCCGGGCAGCGGTCACATGGTCCACCAGACCAATGCGCCCGCCGTCATGCGGGCCATCACCGAGGCCTTTGCGCGCGCGGAGGCCTGA
- a CDS encoding HU family DNA-binding protein — MVRSELVRKLAHAHPHLSQQVVEAAVEAILNEITDSLAQGKRVEFRGFGAFSSKVRDPRLGRNPRNGDPVQVEAKQVPAFRASKQLLSRLTGNIPIHERFEGPG, encoded by the coding sequence ATGGTCCGTTCGGAGTTGGTCCGGAAACTTGCGCATGCCCACCCACATCTATCGCAGCAGGTGGTAGAGGCCGCCGTTGAGGCGATCCTGAACGAGATCACCGACAGTCTGGCTCAGGGCAAGAGAGTTGAGTTTCGGGGCTTTGGAGCCTTTTCCAGCAAGGTCCGGGACCCGCGGTTGGGCCGGAATCCCAGAAACGGCGACCCAGTGCAAGTCGAGGCTAAACAAGTGCCGGCGTTCAGAGCGTCGAAACAGCTTCTGTCGCGGCTGACGGGGAACATACCGATCCATGAACGGTTTGAAGGTCCTGGATAG
- a CDS encoding phage holin family protein: protein MPDPVRSQNPASLASDALRLSGDLVRKEITLAKAEMRQNLTRAGAGLGMVAAAAVLGIVTLNVLTAALVAALAETDLGPIWSAVIVGVILAILAYVLLRKGMADLKPENLMPTRTAENVQRDASAVKEAYHDA, encoded by the coding sequence ATGCCTGATCCCGTCCGCTCGCAGAACCCCGCCTCGCTGGCCTCCGACGCCCTGCGCCTCTCGGGCGATCTGGTCCGCAAGGAGATCACCCTCGCCAAGGCCGAGATGCGCCAGAACCTGACCCGCGCCGGCGCGGGCTTGGGCATGGTTGCGGCCGCCGCCGTCCTGGGCATCGTCACGCTGAACGTGCTGACCGCCGCCCTGGTCGCCGCCTTGGCCGAGACCGACCTCGGCCCGATCTGGAGCGCTGTGATCGTCGGCGTGATCCTGGCGATCCTGGCCTATGTGCTGCTGCGCAAGGGCATGGCCGATCTGAAGCCTGAAAACCTCATGCCGACGCGCACGGCCGAGAATGTCCAGCGCGACGCAAGCGCGGTGAAGGAAGCCTATCATGACGCATGA
- a CDS encoding YsnF/AvaK domain-containing protein, giving the protein MTYDNNAGATGQTSVSALFDSQTDAQAAVDRLVQAGLPIARIHLTAGAGAGTAPSADTGQGKSFWDSLSDFFMPDEDRYTYAEGLSRGGYLVTASDLNTVEYDTALDILDAEQTVDLDEREASWRGKGWGGYEASSYVSERPVVSEQAVAPSGESIPVIDERLRVGKRQTSHGRVRVRAYTVETPVSETVELRDERVELVQTPVDRPANMDGDYRERTLEAEEHHEEAVVTKEARIVEEIALRKTSDSHQETVSDTVRHTEVEVEDERSAPRRDDLDRTRD; this is encoded by the coding sequence ATGACCTACGACAACAATGCCGGCGCAACGGGCCAGACGTCCGTCTCCGCTCTCTTCGACAGCCAAACCGATGCACAAGCCGCCGTTGATCGGCTTGTGCAGGCTGGCCTCCCCATTGCACGCATCCACCTCACGGCAGGGGCCGGTGCAGGCACCGCTCCTAGCGCTGACACTGGCCAGGGGAAGAGCTTCTGGGACAGTTTGAGCGATTTCTTCATGCCGGACGAAGATCGTTATACCTATGCCGAGGGCCTGTCACGTGGCGGCTATCTTGTGACTGCCAGCGACCTGAACACGGTCGAGTATGATACCGCTCTCGACATTCTCGACGCCGAACAAACTGTTGACCTTGACGAGCGCGAGGCGAGCTGGCGAGGTAAGGGCTGGGGCGGCTATGAGGCGAGCTCCTATGTGTCCGAGCGCCCAGTTGTAAGCGAGCAAGCCGTCGCGCCCTCGGGAGAGTCGATCCCGGTCATCGACGAAAGATTGCGCGTCGGTAAGCGCCAGACCAGCCACGGACGCGTGCGTGTCCGCGCTTACACGGTGGAGACTCCCGTCAGCGAGACAGTCGAGTTGCGCGACGAGCGGGTCGAACTGGTGCAGACCCCGGTTGACCGCCCCGCCAACATGGATGGCGACTACAGGGAGCGGACGCTGGAAGCGGAAGAGCACCATGAGGAGGCTGTGGTGACCAAGGAGGCGCGCATTGTGGAAGAGATCGCCCTGCGCAAGACCAGCGACAGTCATCAGGAGACAGTCTCCGACACGGTCCGTCACACAGAGGTGGAGGTAGAGGACGAGCGTTCTGCTCCTCGTCGTGACGATCTGGACCGCACCCGCGACTAA
- a CDS encoding NAD(P)/FAD-dependent oxidoreductase → MTAPISELAPVDLPVAVVDLSEVVVIGAGFGGLEVAKALGRSGVNVTVIDRRNHHLFQPLLYQVATAALSSTDVAEPIRKILCRYPSVRVIFGEVVEVNATARRVRLSCGQVFGYRHLVLASGASHGYFGHDDWAQWAPGLKTIEDARHIRSQLLLTFERAERATDPIERQRLLEIAIIGGGPTGVELAGAIAELSRHTLLRDFRSIDPGSTRITLIEAGPRLLSSFTEEMSAYARTRLERHGVIVRTGEAVEEIGPATITIGGTSQPVGVVIWAAGVAASPLARQLGGTDRAGRIPVDETLAVRSQSQVYALGDVALLSDPEGRPLPGLAQVAKQQGIHLGQALARHLKTGAPLTPFRYRSRGNTAIVGRHAAVFEQGRFKVKGWLAWMSWAVIHVYLLVGFQNRFLVSMQWLWRYLTYEHGARVIAGDFVETDDPKAVPLPRDRGAALPEGAKTSVGL, encoded by the coding sequence ATGACCGCGCCGATATCTGAGCTCGCACCGGTCGACCTGCCCGTCGCGGTGGTGGACCTGTCCGAGGTGGTCGTCATCGGGGCGGGCTTCGGCGGGTTGGAGGTCGCCAAGGCCCTGGGCCGAAGCGGCGTCAACGTCACGGTGATCGACCGGCGCAACCATCATTTGTTCCAACCGTTGCTTTACCAAGTGGCGACGGCGGCGTTGTCGTCGACCGATGTGGCAGAGCCGATCCGCAAAATCCTGTGCCGCTACCCGTCGGTGCGGGTGATCTTCGGCGAGGTTGTGGAGGTCAACGCCACGGCACGACGGGTGCGGTTGAGCTGCGGGCAGGTCTTCGGCTATCGGCACCTTGTGCTGGCCAGCGGCGCCAGCCATGGCTATTTCGGCCATGATGACTGGGCGCAATGGGCACCCGGGCTCAAAACGATCGAGGATGCCCGACACATCCGCTCGCAGTTGCTTCTAACCTTCGAGCGGGCCGAACGTGCGACCGATCCGATCGAGCGCCAAAGGCTGTTGGAGATCGCCATCATTGGCGGCGGCCCGACCGGGGTCGAGCTGGCAGGGGCCATCGCCGAGCTGAGCCGTCACACCCTTTTACGGGACTTTCGCAGCATTGATCCGGGCAGTACGCGCATCACCCTTATCGAGGCGGGGCCGCGACTGTTGTCCAGTTTCACAGAAGAAATGTCAGCCTATGCCCGGACCCGGCTGGAGCGGCACGGAGTCATCGTCCGGACTGGCGAGGCGGTGGAGGAGATCGGCCCCGCCACGATCACCATTGGCGGGACTAGCCAGCCCGTCGGCGTGGTCATCTGGGCCGCAGGTGTCGCTGCGTCACCGCTGGCACGGCAGCTGGGAGGGACCGACCGCGCGGGCCGTATCCCGGTCGACGAGACACTGGCCGTTAGAAGCCAGTCGCAGGTTTATGCGCTCGGCGACGTTGCCCTGCTCAGTGATCCCGAGGGCCGGCCGCTTCCCGGTTTGGCGCAGGTCGCCAAGCAGCAAGGTATCCATTTGGGCCAGGCCCTGGCCCGGCATCTGAAGACCGGCGCTCCGCTGACCCCCTTCCGCTATCGCAGTCGGGGCAACACGGCGATTGTCGGCCGCCATGCGGCCGTGTTCGAACAAGGACGCTTCAAGGTTAAGGGCTGGCTGGCCTGGATGTCTTGGGCGGTGATTCATGTTTATCTGCTGGTCGGCTTCCAGAACCGTTTTCTTGTCTCGATGCAGTGGCTTTGGCGTTATCTCACCTACGAACACGGTGCCCGGGTGATCGCAGGCGATTTCGTCGAGACAGATGATCCCAAGGCAGTGCCCCTCCCGCGCGACAGGGGGGCCGCACTGCCGGAGGGCGCAAAGACCTCCGTGGGGCTCTAA
- a CDS encoding ferritin-like domain-containing protein has protein sequence MIEIDLPAENGIEYEMWQILVRRGERLSDGSPSARITPTPCGGSANFRTAQLRLPTPGTSRALAGSGRPLLLEGHMAKTMSAQDIFLDGLRNAHAMEKQALSIMQPQLNRLQHYPEMSALLDQHIRETETQIGRLEQILTSLDASSSGLKDLGLSMTGSMAALSHTLAGDEILKNTFANHAFENFEIAAYVSLITTADLCGAGEATVLLQQSLDEERHMASALHDSIDAVTRRYVTLAASDDRADI, from the coding sequence ATGATCGAGATCGATCTCCCCGCCGAAAACGGGATTGAATACGAAATGTGGCAAATCCTTGTGCGCAGAGGCGAAAGACTTTCAGATGGGTCGCCGTCGGCGAGGATCACGCCGACACCATGCGGCGGTTCCGCGAACTTCCGAACTGCGCAGTTGCGATTGCCGACGCCGGGAACATCCCGAGCACTCGCCGGTTCAGGTCGTCCATTACTTCTGGAGGGCCATATGGCTAAAACGATGAGTGCACAGGACATCTTCCTGGACGGACTTCGCAACGCGCACGCGATGGAGAAGCAGGCCTTGTCCATCATGCAGCCTCAGCTGAACCGGCTGCAGCACTATCCGGAAATGTCGGCCCTTCTGGACCAGCATATCCGCGAGACCGAGACCCAGATCGGCCGCCTGGAGCAGATCCTGACCAGCCTTGACGCCTCGTCATCGGGGCTGAAGGATCTAGGCCTTTCGATGACCGGCAGCATGGCGGCTCTCAGCCATACGCTGGCAGGTGACGAGATCCTCAAGAACACCTTCGCCAACCACGCCTTTGAGAACTTCGAGATCGCGGCCTATGTTTCACTGATCACTACCGCCGACTTGTGCGGCGCGGGCGAGGCGACGGTACTTCTTCAGCAAAGTCTGGACGAAGAGCGGCACATGGCCAGCGCCCTCCACGACAGCATCGACGCCGTAACCCGCCGCTATGTCACGCTTGCGGCATCAGATGACCGCGCCGATATCTGA
- a CDS encoding DUF2934 domain-containing protein, which yields MEENDEIRARAHQNWEAEGCPEGKDGEHWAQAKREVQGGGTFSEAASAPESREETLHPAAWEASNTGGANLKHRSPENGWDL from the coding sequence ATGGAAGAGAATGACGAGATCCGCGCACGTGCGCATCAGAACTGGGAGGCCGAAGGATGTCCCGAAGGCAAGGACGGCGAGCATTGGGCGCAAGCCAAGCGAGAAGTACAGGGAGGTGGGACATTCAGCGAGGCTGCATCCGCCCCCGAAAGCCGGGAGGAAACTTTGCATCCTGCAGCCTGGGAAGCGTCGAATACCGGAGGCGCCAATCTGAAGCACCGGTCTCCCGAGAACGGGTGGGATCTGTGA